In Geopsychrobacter electrodiphilus DSM 16401, a single window of DNA contains:
- a CDS encoding DapH/DapD/GlmU-related protein, with product MYSFLVNTNRIIRGIFSLSYREFRRSISRFYKLVLYYKKYPYCEILGKNTIDSQVILGQGAVLSCVDLIGPVSIGRATMINGPTKIVAHGDSVVSIGAFCSIASGVLIRCDNHPLHTPSTYLCHRGPFGSLFDNSRMVTKSINIGNDVWVGANAIILPGVKIGDGAVIAAGAVVVGDVPNWAIVGGVPAKVLSFRFSDETCKILSDISWWNWEYDIMCLNKDFFSLDLASLTVSQLLEYCRLRRIMPE from the coding sequence ATGTATTCCTTCCTTGTAAATACCAATAGAATTATAAGAGGTATCTTTAGTCTGTCATATAGAGAATTTCGAAGATCAATTTCACGTTTTTATAAATTGGTATTGTACTATAAGAAATATCCCTATTGTGAAATATTAGGTAAAAATACAATTGACTCACAGGTTATATTGGGGCAGGGCGCAGTTTTAAGCTGTGTTGATCTAATTGGGCCAGTGTCAATTGGTCGGGCGACTATGATTAATGGGCCTACTAAGATTGTCGCACATGGAGATTCTGTGGTTAGCATTGGTGCTTTTTGTTCGATTGCTTCCGGTGTCCTCATTCGATGTGACAACCATCCGTTGCACACTCCAAGTACTTATTTGTGCCATCGAGGTCCTTTCGGCAGTCTTTTTGATAATAGTAGGATGGTCACAAAATCAATAAATATTGGTAACGATGTCTGGGTGGGGGCAAATGCAATAATTCTCCCTGGTGTAAAAATTGGTGATGGTGCTGTAATAGCCGCAGGTGCCGTCGTTGTTGGGGATGTTCCAAATTGGGCTATCGTTGGTGGTGTCCCAGCAAAAGTACTTAGTTTCCGATTTTCTGATGAAACTTGCAAAATTTTAAGTGACATCTCATGGTGGAATTGGGAATACGATATAATGTGTTTGAATAAAGATTTTTTCTCTCTGGATCTTGCCAGTTTAACTGTTTCTCAATTGTTGGAATACTGTCGTTTGAGAAGAATTATGCCTGAATAA
- a CDS encoding polysaccharide biosynthesis protein, with amino-acid sequence MKQLFKEHRFWIIVGFKIAVIAASLLLAYLFRFDFAFTRVPWSHYLQFLPFLIAIKLAIFWWQGTFRGWWRYVSIADVVDLGRANFFASIAFILYVVFIHRLDGIPRSVLFLDGFICFSMMAGARFLTRAVRENYLPMQTQRRNQTLRTLIIGAGFAGQAIAKEIRQNPDLPHKVVGFIDDDPEKKGRRFAGFSVLGNHDQLEELVRRTRAEELIIAIPSATGMQIQDIVGHCKDLGLRFKTLPGMGDLIDGRVTIKQVRDVSLDDLLGREVAHLEVNRIRAFLEGKRVLVTGAAGSIGSEICRQVARFNPHSLVLFDHAESPLFAIHNEMGESYPGLHLTAIVGDVRDRARVERVFDEAQPQVVFHAAAYKHVPLMEHNPAEAANNNVRGTRVVADTAHAAKVESFVMISTDKAVNPTNVMGATKRAAELYVQSLARRSSTHFVTVRFGNVLGSAGSVVPTFTRQIAAGGPVTVTHPEITRFFMTIPEATQLVLQAGSMGQGGEIFLLDMGAPVKIVTLAEELIRLSGFIPYEDIQIKFTGLRPGEKLYEELLIEGEGIKPTSHEKIMVAEATLIDPLILEKQLEELYQLQRDLDLPGILAKLREIVPEFKPENGGASAHNGKGPKVYVSADTENEEVHQGLKA; translated from the coding sequence TTGAAACAGCTTTTTAAAGAACATCGCTTTTGGATTATTGTTGGTTTTAAGATTGCGGTCATCGCCGCTTCACTTCTTTTGGCCTACCTGTTTCGTTTTGATTTCGCGTTCACACGTGTTCCCTGGTCGCATTACCTGCAGTTTCTCCCCTTTTTGATCGCAATCAAGCTGGCTATCTTCTGGTGGCAGGGGACCTTTCGCGGTTGGTGGCGATATGTCTCCATCGCCGATGTGGTCGATCTGGGTCGGGCCAACTTTTTCGCCTCCATAGCCTTCATCCTCTATGTAGTCTTCATCCACCGTCTCGACGGTATCCCGCGTTCGGTGCTGTTTCTCGATGGGTTCATTTGTTTCTCTATGATGGCAGGCGCGCGTTTTTTGACCCGCGCGGTTCGCGAAAATTACCTGCCGATGCAGACGCAGCGGCGCAACCAGACGCTGCGCACCCTGATCATCGGGGCGGGTTTTGCCGGGCAGGCCATTGCCAAGGAGATTCGCCAAAACCCTGATCTGCCGCACAAGGTGGTCGGGTTTATTGATGATGATCCTGAAAAAAAGGGCCGCAGATTCGCCGGTTTTTCGGTGCTTGGTAACCATGATCAGCTGGAAGAGCTGGTTCGACGGACCAGGGCAGAAGAGTTGATCATCGCTATCCCTTCGGCGACCGGTATGCAGATTCAGGATATTGTCGGGCACTGTAAGGATCTGGGCCTGCGCTTTAAGACCCTGCCGGGGATGGGCGACCTGATCGATGGGCGGGTTACGATCAAGCAAGTGCGGGATGTTTCGCTGGATGATCTTTTAGGGCGTGAAGTGGCCCACCTGGAGGTAAATCGTATCAGGGCCTTTCTGGAAGGGAAGCGGGTGCTGGTCACCGGGGCTGCCGGCAGCATCGGCAGTGAGATCTGTCGTCAGGTCGCGCGCTTCAATCCTCACAGCCTGGTGCTGTTCGATCACGCCGAGTCGCCGCTGTTTGCTATCCATAACGAGATGGGGGAGAGCTATCCGGGGCTGCATCTGACCGCCATCGTCGGTGACGTTCGCGACCGGGCGCGGGTGGAGAGGGTCTTTGACGAGGCCCAGCCGCAGGTGGTTTTTCATGCCGCCGCCTACAAGCATGTGCCGTTGATGGAGCATAATCCCGCCGAGGCCGCCAACAATAATGTTCGCGGTACGCGGGTGGTTGCTGACACCGCCCACGCCGCCAAGGTGGAGAGCTTCGTGATGATCTCCACCGACAAAGCGGTCAACCCGACCAACGTGATGGGCGCCACCAAACGTGCGGCCGAGCTCTATGTGCAGTCTCTGGCGCGGCGCAGTTCGACCCACTTTGTCACGGTGCGCTTCGGTAACGTGCTCGGCAGCGCCGGCAGCGTGGTGCCGACCTTCACCCGCCAGATCGCCGCAGGCGGCCCGGTCACCGTTACCCACCCCGAGATCACGCGCTTCTTCATGACCATCCCCGAGGCGACCCAGCTGGTGCTGCAGGCCGGCAGCATGGGGCAGGGCGGTGAAATCTTTCTGCTCGACATGGGCGCACCGGTGAAGATCGTCACCCTGGCCGAGGAGCTGATTCGCCTGTCAGGCTTTATCCCCTACGAAGATATTCAGATCAAATTCACCGGTCTACGCCCCGGTGAGAAGCTTTACGAGGAGCTCCTGATTGAAGGCGAGGGGATCAAACCTACCAGCCACGAAAAGATCATGGTCGCCGAGGCCACCCTGATCGACCCCCTAATTCTGGAGAAACAGCTGGAAGAACTCTATCAGCTGCAGCGCGACCTCGACCTGCCTGGTATCCTCGCCAAACTCCGCGAAATCGTCCCGGAATTCAAACCTGAAAATGGTGGCGCTTCGGCCCATAATGGAAAAGGCCCCAAGGTTTATGTTTCTGCGGACACGGAGAACGAAGAGGTTCATCAGGGGTTAAAGGCTTGA
- a CDS encoding nucleotide sugar dehydrogenase, whose translation MFTIEQITSRKAKIAVVGLGYVGLPLAAAFGRKVDVIGFDIHAGKIQQLESGYDATGELTAADLASTQIDYTTDPSRLAEASFFIVTVPTPIDANRKPDLTPVEAASRTIGKHLTKGSIVVYESTVYPGVTEDIAVPILERESGLKCGVDFSVGYSPERINPGDKVHTVDKIIKVVSGLDSATLETVAGVYELIVTAGVHRAPSIKVAEAAKVIENTQRDLNIALMNELALIFGRMGISTRDVLAAAGTKWNFLPFTPGLVGGHCIGVDPYYLTYKAEAIGYNPQVILAGRRINDGMGKHVAEQTVKKMIRADKTVKRARVLVLGLTFKENCPDIRNSKVVDIINELKDYGIEVLVHDPMADAAAAMHEYGLELTGLDGLAAVDAVVYAVSHDAFKSLSAKDLAGLCCNGNGCGVVMDVKGVMTRAAVEQVGLKYWSL comes from the coding sequence TTGTTCACCATCGAGCAAATCACCAGTCGTAAAGCTAAAATCGCCGTAGTGGGATTAGGATATGTTGGTCTTCCACTAGCCGCAGCCTTTGGTCGCAAGGTGGATGTCATTGGTTTTGATATTCATGCGGGGAAGATTCAACAACTCGAGAGTGGCTATGATGCGACAGGGGAGCTGACTGCTGCTGATCTGGCGAGTACCCAAATTGATTACACCACCGATCCCTCACGTCTGGCTGAAGCCTCCTTTTTCATCGTCACCGTCCCGACCCCGATTGATGCCAATCGCAAGCCGGATTTAACCCCGGTCGAAGCGGCGAGTCGCACCATTGGCAAACATCTGACCAAAGGGAGTATCGTCGTATATGAGTCGACGGTCTACCCCGGCGTAACAGAGGATATTGCGGTGCCGATTCTGGAACGTGAGTCGGGTTTGAAATGCGGGGTTGATTTTTCGGTGGGGTATTCTCCCGAGCGGATTAATCCGGGGGATAAGGTGCACACGGTCGATAAGATCATCAAGGTTGTTTCGGGTCTGGATTCCGCAACTCTTGAAACCGTTGCCGGGGTGTACGAGCTGATCGTAACTGCCGGCGTGCATCGGGCGCCGAGCATCAAGGTGGCTGAGGCAGCCAAGGTAATCGAGAATACCCAGCGGGATTTGAATATCGCGTTGATGAACGAGTTGGCTTTGATCTTTGGCAGGATGGGGATTTCCACACGTGACGTGCTGGCGGCGGCGGGGACCAAGTGGAACTTTTTGCCTTTTACACCGGGTCTGGTCGGTGGGCACTGCATCGGGGTTGACCCTTATTATCTCACCTATAAAGCTGAGGCCATTGGTTACAATCCTCAGGTTATTCTGGCCGGTCGACGCATCAATGATGGAATGGGCAAGCATGTCGCCGAACAAACCGTGAAAAAGATGATCAGGGCCGACAAGACGGTTAAGCGCGCGCGGGTTTTAGTTTTGGGCCTGACCTTTAAAGAGAATTGCCCTGATATCCGCAATTCCAAGGTTGTTGATATCATCAATGAACTTAAAGACTACGGGATTGAGGTGTTGGTTCATGATCCCATGGCCGATGCCGCTGCGGCTATGCATGAATATGGTCTGGAGTTGACCGGGCTTGACGGACTGGCTGCCGTGGATGCTGTTGTTTATGCTGTGTCTCATGATGCTTTTAAATCGCTTTCGGCGAAAGACCTGGCTGGTCTGTGCTGTAATGGCAATGGTTGCGGGGTGGTGATGGATGTTAAGGGAGTTATGACGCGCGCTGCGGTTGAGCAGGTTGGTTTGAAGTATTGGAGTCTTTGA
- a CDS encoding MaoC family dehydratase codes for MSKETYFPIAEIEKLEIGMSASYAQTITEADITIFAGVSGDKNPAHVNEEYASASRYKKRIAHGMISASFFSGILGTKLPGSGCVYAAQNLIFKRAVYIGETVTATVTVTDIDLRTRRVKLSTVCVVKKKKVIDGEAEVFIP; via the coding sequence ATGTCCAAAGAAACTTATTTCCCTATTGCTGAGATTGAAAAACTTGAAATAGGAATGTCTGCTTCTTATGCCCAGACAATAACCGAGGCAGATATTACGATTTTTGCAGGTGTGTCAGGTGATAAAAACCCCGCACATGTAAATGAGGAGTATGCCAGTGCATCCCGATATAAAAAACGTATTGCCCATGGCATGATTTCAGCGTCTTTTTTTTCAGGGATTTTAGGTACCAAATTGCCTGGTTCAGGTTGTGTCTATGCTGCACAGAATTTAATTTTTAAACGAGCGGTCTATATTGGTGAAACCGTTACCGCAACCGTGACAGTAACTGACATTGATCTCAGAACAAGGCGAGTGAAGCTTTCGACGGTTTGTGTAGTGAAAAAAAAGAAAGTTATTGATGGCGAAGCCGAAGTATTTATTCCCTAA
- a CDS encoding IS256 family transposase: MTIPDDMLDALMKNYKNPEDLIGETGLLKQLTKQLLERAMTAEMTEHLGYEKNAPAGKKTSNSRNGSYPKRIKGEFGNLDIAVPRDRDSSFEPVILPKGQSRFTGFDDKIIALYARGMTTRDIQAHLEEIYGVEISPTLVSQVTKAVTEDVEQWQNRPLDEIYPIVYLDAIRIKVRQDGRVINKAVYLAIGVNLDGLKEVLGLWTADTEGAKFWLQVVTELKNRGVKDIFIACVDGLKGFPEAIETIFPDTQVQLCLVHMVRNSLNYVSWKQRKDVAADLKEIYRAPTLEQAEIQLEQFEARWNASHPDIGKSWRQNWERITPLFSYPPEIRKAIYTTNAIESVNMSLRKVTKNRGSFPSDASMLKLLYLALQNISKKWTMPIHNWKSALNQFTIIFEDRMPTL; this comes from the coding sequence ATGACCATACCCGACGATATGCTCGATGCCCTGATGAAGAACTACAAGAATCCTGAAGATCTCATCGGAGAAACTGGGCTTCTGAAACAATTGACCAAGCAACTACTGGAACGCGCTATGACGGCCGAGATGACTGAACATCTTGGCTATGAAAAGAACGCACCTGCTGGCAAAAAGACCAGCAATTCACGTAATGGCAGCTACCCAAAGCGCATCAAGGGTGAATTCGGCAATCTCGATATCGCCGTTCCCCGTGACCGGGATTCCAGCTTCGAGCCGGTGATTCTTCCCAAGGGTCAGAGCCGTTTCACTGGCTTCGATGACAAGATCATCGCCCTCTATGCTCGAGGAATGACCACTCGTGACATTCAGGCACACCTGGAGGAAATCTACGGCGTAGAGATCTCTCCAACGCTGGTCTCTCAGGTTACCAAGGCCGTTACAGAAGACGTCGAGCAGTGGCAGAATCGACCGCTTGACGAGATCTATCCCATCGTCTATCTCGATGCTATCCGCATCAAGGTGCGCCAAGATGGGCGGGTCATCAATAAAGCTGTCTATCTGGCCATCGGGGTCAACCTCGACGGCCTCAAAGAAGTCCTTGGACTTTGGACCGCCGATACCGAAGGGGCAAAGTTCTGGCTCCAGGTGGTCACAGAGCTTAAAAACCGAGGAGTCAAAGACATCTTCATCGCTTGCGTTGATGGACTCAAGGGGTTTCCTGAAGCCATTGAAACCATCTTCCCTGACACACAGGTTCAGCTTTGCCTGGTGCACATGGTACGGAACAGCTTGAACTACGTGTCTTGGAAGCAGCGCAAAGACGTTGCTGCCGACCTGAAAGAAATTTACCGGGCTCCGACCTTGGAGCAGGCCGAAATCCAACTTGAGCAGTTCGAAGCCAGGTGGAACGCCAGTCATCCGGACATCGGGAAATCCTGGCGTCAAAACTGGGAGCGGATAACCCCACTGTTTTCCTACCCACCAGAGATTCGTAAGGCGATCTATACGACCAATGCTATCGAATCGGTTAACATGTCACTGCGCAAGGTCACGAAGAATCGGGGTTCGTTCCCTAGTGATGCCTCGATGCTCAAACTGCTCTACCTAGCTCTACAAAATATCTCGAAGAAGTGGACCATGCCGATTCACAACTGGAAATCGGCCCTGAATCAATTTACGATCATCTTTGAAGACCGGATGCCAACACTCTGA
- a CDS encoding glycosyltransferase family 4 protein yields the protein MSKIIVIGALPESLINFRGELLKSFVANGHDVTAMAGNASVVVIEQLAEMGVGFRAFPVQRNGLNPVTDIRTYLALRKVFRESRPDMVMCYTIKPVVWGGMALLGMPRIKFYALVTGLGFALQAGGFIRRCLTMVVVWLYRLSLLKAKKVIFQNQDNRDYFVSRKIVNKSRCALVNGSGVDLNKFALVPLPSDGIVFLTIGRLLGDKGFREYVLAAKIVKARYPEAVFRIVGPQDSSPDGIPDHEIKKWNESGDIEYFGATMDVRSFISDCHVFVLPSYHEGMPRTVLEAMSMGRPILTTDVPGCRETVTPGENGYLVPHANSQALAERMFWFLEHRDQLVGMGARSRILAEKKFDVHNVNRNIIKIMELTSKAEMTNV from the coding sequence TTGAGTAAAATTATTGTAATTGGTGCTCTGCCTGAGTCGTTGATTAATTTTAGAGGTGAATTGCTTAAGTCTTTTGTTGCCAATGGGCATGATGTTACGGCGATGGCTGGAAATGCTAGCGTTGTAGTCATAGAACAACTCGCTGAGATGGGTGTGGGTTTCAGGGCATTTCCTGTCCAACGCAACGGTTTGAATCCTGTAACCGATATTCGAACATATCTTGCTCTTCGCAAGGTGTTTAGGGAATCGCGCCCTGATATGGTCATGTGTTACACAATCAAGCCAGTGGTTTGGGGCGGTATGGCATTATTGGGCATGCCACGAATTAAATTCTATGCACTAGTAACAGGTTTGGGGTTTGCACTTCAGGCAGGTGGTTTTATCCGACGATGCCTAACAATGGTAGTAGTTTGGCTTTATCGCTTATCTTTATTAAAAGCAAAGAAAGTTATTTTTCAAAATCAGGATAATCGAGATTATTTTGTTTCACGAAAAATTGTAAATAAAAGTAGATGCGCTCTTGTTAATGGCTCAGGCGTTGACCTAAATAAGTTTGCATTAGTGCCATTGCCTTCTGACGGTATAGTGTTTCTTACGATTGGTCGATTGCTTGGTGATAAAGGTTTTCGTGAATATGTGTTGGCCGCTAAAATTGTAAAGGCTCGCTATCCCGAAGCAGTTTTTAGAATTGTCGGACCGCAAGATTCATCACCTGATGGCATACCAGATCATGAAATTAAGAAATGGAATGAAAGTGGAGATATCGAGTATTTTGGTGCGACTATGGATGTGCGTTCATTCATTTCAGATTGTCATGTGTTTGTCCTTCCGTCTTACCATGAGGGAATGCCACGCACGGTTTTAGAAGCCATGTCAATGGGACGCCCAATATTGACCACTGATGTGCCTGGTTGTAGGGAAACTGTTACTCCTGGCGAGAATGGTTACCTAGTGCCCCACGCAAATTCCCAGGCATTGGCAGAGCGAATGTTCTGGTTCCTTGAACATCGTGACCAATTGGTGGGTATGGGAGCTCGAAGCCGTATTCTCGCAGAGAAGAAATTTGATGTTCATAATGTTAATCGTAATATCATTAAGATTATGGAGCTTACATCAAAGGCTGAGATGACCAATGTATAA
- a CDS encoding glycosyltransferase family 4 protein, which translates to MNILFLTRYGRLGASSRIRTLQYLPYLATLGIDVIVEPLFPDEYLKRLYAKEPTNWMGIFKDYLHRLFYLSTVRKFDLLWIEKELFPNLPSFIEQFLNSLGVRYVVDYDDAIFHGYDLSNNLYKKLLSKKIDKVMNRATLVVCGNEYLAARARQANVRRVEILPTVIDLNRYEVFEKDISNQIVIGWIGSPSTVKYLDLLIPALKTISSEFPIQLRVIGAKFAEKDLDVSCRLWSEKSETTEIQNFDIGVMPLLNSPWERGKCGYKLVQYMACGVPVIASPVGVNREIVRHGVNGYLAESTMEWVTAFRQICSNSQMRHSLGLEGRHTVEDHYCLQVTAPRLARLLKETANR; encoded by the coding sequence ATGAATATCCTTTTTCTCACTCGGTACGGCCGTTTGGGTGCGAGTAGTCGAATACGTACGCTTCAGTATTTACCATATTTAGCTACTCTTGGGATTGATGTGATTGTTGAACCGTTGTTTCCCGATGAATACCTCAAAAGACTTTATGCTAAAGAACCTACCAATTGGATGGGCATATTTAAAGATTATTTGCATCGATTATTTTATTTAAGTACTGTACGTAAGTTTGATTTATTATGGATTGAAAAGGAACTATTTCCCAATTTGCCATCCTTCATTGAGCAGTTTTTGAATTCTCTTGGGGTTCGCTATGTTGTGGATTATGACGATGCAATTTTTCACGGATATGATTTGAGCAATAACCTATATAAAAAATTACTCTCTAAAAAAATTGATAAAGTCATGAATAGGGCAACCCTGGTCGTGTGTGGAAACGAGTACCTTGCTGCAAGGGCACGACAAGCAAATGTGAGACGGGTTGAAATATTGCCGACTGTAATTGATCTCAATCGTTATGAAGTTTTTGAGAAAGATATTAGCAACCAAATTGTTATTGGTTGGATTGGCTCGCCATCGACAGTTAAGTATCTTGATTTGCTAATACCTGCATTGAAGACTATATCATCGGAATTTCCAATTCAATTGCGTGTTATTGGTGCAAAGTTCGCAGAAAAGGATTTAGACGTTTCATGTCGCCTTTGGTCAGAAAAATCAGAAACCACCGAGATTCAAAACTTTGATATTGGGGTTATGCCCTTACTTAATTCCCCCTGGGAGAGAGGGAAGTGTGGTTATAAGCTCGTTCAATACATGGCTTGTGGTGTCCCAGTGATAGCCTCACCCGTGGGTGTGAATAGGGAAATTGTTAGGCATGGAGTTAATGGTTATTTGGCCGAAAGCACTATGGAGTGGGTGACAGCGTTTCGTCAAATTTGTTCAAATTCTCAGATGCGTCATTCATTGGGGTTGGAAGGAAGGCATACCGTTGAGGATCATTACTGTCTTCAGGTCACTGCCCCTCGTTTGGCTAGGCTATTAAAAGAAACTGCTAATCGTTAA
- a CDS encoding four helix bundle protein, translated as MRFEDLDVWKRAARLSADIYKELSSLKDYGFRDQITRSGLSVPSNISEGFERESPKDCVKFLLYAKGSCGELRTQIYIGMDITYIAADKGKCWIAETEDISRMIGGLIKTKRRFLDQVKG; from the coding sequence ATGCGCTTTGAGGATTTGGATGTTTGGAAACGTGCTGCGAGGTTGAGTGCGGATATTTATAAAGAGTTGAGTAGTTTAAAGGACTATGGATTTCGGGATCAAATTACGCGTTCCGGCCTATCTGTCCCGAGCAATATCTCTGAGGGGTTTGAGAGAGAATCACCGAAGGACTGTGTTAAGTTCCTTCTGTACGCGAAGGGCTCTTGCGGTGAACTGAGGACCCAGATCTACATCGGCATGGATATTACCTATATTGCGGCAGATAAAGGGAAGTGTTGGATCGCTGAGACGGAAGATATCTCGAGGATGATCGGCGGATTAATCAAGACAAAAAGAAGATTTTTGGATCAGGTTAAAGGTTAA
- a CDS encoding sugar transferase: MYKRIFDFISSTFVFFAFLPIIVMLIMLVRIRLGSPVFFRQVRPGLDGQPFQIYKFRTMTSDRDGLGRLLPDLKRLTKFGQFLRSFSLDELPGLINVIKGEMSLVGPRPLLMEYLDRYTPEQARRHEMRPGITGWAQVNGRNAISWEEKFKLDVWYVDNQSLWLDMKILWMTLAKVFKRDGISHAGEATMTEFMGSPKGGE; the protein is encoded by the coding sequence ATGTATAAACGGATTTTTGATTTTATTTCTTCTACGTTTGTTTTTTTTGCGTTCCTTCCGATTATTGTAATGTTGATTATGTTGGTACGTATTCGGTTAGGTTCGCCGGTATTTTTTAGGCAAGTACGCCCGGGATTGGATGGACAACCTTTTCAAATTTACAAGTTTCGCACAATGACTAGTGATAGGGACGGACTTGGGAGGTTACTTCCGGATTTAAAGCGTTTGACAAAGTTTGGTCAGTTTTTACGCTCTTTTAGCTTGGATGAATTGCCGGGGCTGATCAATGTCATTAAAGGTGAAATGAGTTTAGTTGGCCCGCGCCCGCTTCTGATGGAATATCTCGACCGTTATACTCCCGAGCAGGCCCGCCGCCACGAAATGCGCCCCGGCATCACCGGCTGGGCGCAGGTCAATGGTCGAAACGCCATCAGTTGGGAGGAAAAGTTCAAGCTCGATGTTTGGTATGTTGACAATCAATCATTATGGCTTGATATGAAAATTCTCTGGATGACCCTTGCCAAGGTTTTTAAACGCGATGGGATTAGTCATGCGGGTGAGGCCACGATGACCGAATTTATGGGTTCTCCAAAAGGGGGTGAGTAA
- a CDS encoding DegT/DnrJ/EryC1/StrS family aminotransferase: MLNTPFAPWPSFTNEEADTIKNILLSNKVNYWTGTEGREFEKEFASYCGVKHAIALANGTVALELALDALGIQSGDEVITTSYTFIASASAIVMRGAIPVFSDVDLESLNITAETIREVLTPKTRAIIAVHLGGNPCDMDPIMALAREHELKVIEDCAQAHGAVYKGCPVGSLGDVAAFSFCQDKIMTTGGEGGMLTTNDQGVWERAWAFKDHGKSFDAVYKREHPPGFRWLHESFGTNMRMTEMQAAIGRIQLRRLPEWKATRQRHAATLAETFKRMPALRVLEPLENCEHAYYKYYVFVRPECLRPGWDRDRIMSAINAEGVPCYSGSCPEIYLEKAFTEAGYGPAFRLPYAKALGETSLLFLVHPTLGEAEMNLTCRVVEKVMAAAAK; encoded by the coding sequence ATGCTCAACACTCCTTTCGCTCCATGGCCATCCTTCACAAACGAAGAAGCCGATACCATTAAAAATATTCTACTCTCCAACAAAGTCAACTACTGGACCGGTACAGAAGGGCGCGAGTTCGAAAAGGAATTCGCGTCTTACTGTGGCGTTAAGCATGCCATTGCTTTAGCCAACGGTACCGTAGCGCTTGAGCTGGCATTGGACGCCCTAGGAATCCAATCCGGTGATGAGGTTATCACCACCAGCTACACATTTATCGCTTCAGCCAGTGCGATAGTCATGCGTGGGGCAATCCCGGTGTTTTCGGATGTCGACCTTGAAAGTTTAAACATCACAGCAGAAACTATCCGGGAAGTGCTGACGCCCAAGACTCGCGCGATTATTGCCGTGCATCTGGGTGGGAACCCCTGCGATATGGACCCGATCATGGCGTTGGCGCGTGAGCACGAACTGAAGGTTATCGAAGACTGTGCCCAGGCACATGGTGCGGTTTACAAGGGATGCCCTGTCGGTTCTCTCGGTGATGTTGCGGCTTTCTCGTTTTGCCAGGACAAGATTATGACGACTGGCGGAGAAGGGGGGATGTTGACCACCAATGACCAAGGTGTGTGGGAAAGGGCTTGGGCGTTTAAGGATCACGGCAAAAGTTTTGACGCGGTTTACAAGCGTGAGCATCCACCCGGGTTTCGCTGGTTGCATGAATCCTTTGGTACCAATATGCGGATGACGGAGATGCAGGCGGCGATTGGGCGTATTCAATTGCGGCGGTTACCGGAATGGAAAGCGACCCGCCAGCGTCATGCAGCAACACTGGCCGAAACATTCAAGCGAATGCCAGCCTTGCGCGTACTTGAGCCGTTAGAAAATTGCGAGCATGCTTATTATAAATATTATGTATTTGTTCGACCTGAATGCCTTAGACCAGGCTGGGACCGAGACCGAATTATGAGTGCGATCAATGCTGAAGGGGTCCCCTGTTATAGCGGTAGCTGCCCCGAGATCTATCTTGAAAAAGCCTTTACAGAAGCCGGTTATGGTCCGGCTTTTCGGTTACCCTATGCCAAGGCTTTGGGAGAAACCAGTCTCTTGTTTCTGGTTCATCCGACACTGGGCGAGGCGGAGATGAATTTGACTTGCCGGGTTGTTGAAAAAGTTATGGCTGCAGCGGCGAAATGA